One part of the Tunicatimonas pelagia genome encodes these proteins:
- a CDS encoding App1 family protein, whose product MKEIQLKLYRGYANDQEVIVFGHIFRSHTPTTSTMENGKLSYALAMIRMFRLNPLNNVKVTFELNDWEVSSKTTKDGYFRFNLPLKESLPSGWHPFKICCQIDGHQLEEQGELLKPYPSQLGIISDIDDTFLISYSNKVFKKLYVMLFRNVNRRKIFDDVVDHYRALSKAGQDSAEASNAFFYVSSSEWNLYSFITRFAEIHHLPKAVIKLKKIKTSLTDFLMTGRGNHDHKFIKIKDIITFYPHLDYVLLGDDSQHDPYLYERVSKHFPLNVRAIYIRQTGHRPKKKVEKVLANIQDLDVATCYFKNSQEAIAHSKKIGIV is encoded by the coding sequence TTGAAAGAAATACAACTAAAGCTGTATCGCGGCTACGCCAACGACCAAGAGGTGATTGTCTTCGGTCATATTTTCCGCTCTCATACACCTACTACTTCTACAATGGAGAACGGCAAACTCAGCTACGCCTTGGCGATGATCCGTATGTTTCGTCTTAACCCCTTAAACAACGTAAAAGTTACGTTTGAGCTTAACGATTGGGAAGTTTCTTCTAAAACGACGAAGGACGGATATTTTCGGTTCAATCTCCCACTCAAAGAATCACTACCCAGCGGTTGGCATCCGTTTAAAATTTGTTGTCAAATAGATGGGCACCAGCTAGAAGAGCAGGGAGAGTTATTGAAACCCTATCCAAGTCAGCTTGGAATTATTTCGGATATTGACGATACCTTCTTGATCTCTTACAGCAATAAGGTTTTCAAAAAACTATACGTCATGTTGTTTCGCAATGTGAACCGCCGTAAAATCTTTGATGACGTAGTAGACCATTATCGAGCGTTGAGTAAAGCCGGACAAGATAGTGCAGAAGCGTCCAATGCTTTTTTTTATGTATCCAGTAGTGAATGGAATCTTTATTCGTTCATCACTCGCTTTGCGGAGATTCATCATCTACCCAAGGCTGTGATTAAACTGAAGAAAATTAAAACGAGTTTAACTGATTTTCTGATGACCGGCCGGGGTAACCACGATCATAAATTCATCAAGATTAAAGATATTATCACCTTTTACCCTCATCTGGATTACGTGCTATTGGGTGATGACTCTCAGCACGATCCTTATCTGTACGAGCGGGTGAGCAAGCATTTTCCACTGAATGTACGAGCCATCTACATTCGCCAAACGGGGCATCGCCCCAAGAAAAAGGTAGAGAAAGTGCTTGCTAACATTCAAGATTTAGACGTAGCAACTTGCTACTTCAAAAATA
- a CDS encoding Crp/Fnr family transcriptional regulator yields MKNNARHPSIACEACGSRGNSLFGALCSHQLTNISDNKSCTLYKKGQVLFHEGTRPLGVFCINRGKVKVYKLGYDGKEQITHIANDGGLLGYKALLAEETYQVSAETLEDCTICFLPKSTFLQTLQESSDFNQQIMKQVCHELGLMTENLTNQAQRTVRERLAITLLKLKDTYGMDAQDDGPIEINLTRDDLANMVGTATETLIRLLHEFKEDGLVSTQGRKIRVEDSQGLVRTANLY; encoded by the coding sequence ATGAAAAATAATGCTCGTCATCCTTCTATCGCTTGTGAGGCTTGTGGTTCTCGAGGCAACTCTTTGTTTGGGGCACTATGCAGCCACCAACTCACTAATATATCCGATAATAAATCGTGTACGCTGTACAAAAAAGGGCAGGTGCTATTTCACGAAGGCACGCGCCCACTCGGGGTATTTTGTATTAACCGGGGCAAGGTAAAGGTTTATAAGCTGGGCTACGATGGCAAAGAACAGATTACTCACATTGCTAATGATGGTGGCTTGCTAGGTTACAAAGCGTTGTTGGCTGAAGAAACGTATCAGGTATCAGCCGAAACACTGGAAGATTGTACCATCTGCTTTCTGCCCAAATCTACTTTCTTACAAACACTGCAAGAATCTTCCGATTTTAATCAGCAGATTATGAAGCAGGTGTGTCACGAGTTAGGACTAATGACCGAAAACCTTACTAATCAGGCGCAACGCACGGTGCGGGAACGCTTGGCTATTACCCTGCTTAAACTCAAAGACACCTACGGAATGGATGCTCAGGACGATGGGCCAATTGAGATCAATCTCACCCGCGACGATTTAGCCAATATGGTAGGCACCGCCACCGAAACACTAATTCGCTTGCTGCACGAATTCAAGGAGGACGGTTTGGTCTCTACACAAGGACGTAAGATTCGGGTAGAAGATTCTCAAGGTTTGGTGCGAACCGCTAATTTGTACTAG
- a CDS encoding ABC transporter permease, producing the protein MKQKTPKPPKFANRLLAWFCRAELLPEIQGDLHELYVRWVKRYGLRKAQALYFFNILFFFRLFAIKRKGYVLPITSRAMLRNYFLTAWRQVQKSKLHTAINVFGLAVGIAACLVIALTVQHEFSYDRHHPDLERIYRVTTHTKFTDEWFPNGGIPAPVPQAIREDFSGWEALTAAHTVHTTNVKLPDDSSLGEQKHIVIAEPDYFKVLSGYQWKIGNPEQSLTKPYQVVLTESQANKYFGHQEAVGKTVVYFDSIDFVVSGILEDNSSNTDLPFTDYLSYTTLYSNEQLAGNYGLESWRSTNSSSLAFLKLSEETSPQDIEQKFPLLIEKYMMKEGDDTTWKFGLQPLTEMHFDADYRLDQQQIAHKPTLYGLALVALFLLLIASVNFINLETARSVLRSREVGVRKVLGSSRVQLVQQFLGETFLITLLSAVLAILVAKLGMNYFAESLPTDLSLSVLWKGQGWLALLTIIIVVSFLAGTYPAWVLSAYSPVSALKSQVVRTSRATRKAYFRKALIIFQFAVAQAFILGTLIIDSQLHYLLNKDMGFKKDAVIHYRPENWWRDTTENRFLVANELRTLSSVSAVSLSGRLPASTGWSTRTVSYVDDTIKTEVSITIKEADTSFLRVYGIDLLAGRNYFPSDTTNELLLNETAVKAFGFEHPNDAVGELIRINENKELPVVGIVRDFHDGPLHKKISPVMMGSNRHNSGSTSILLATKGKDASDVQYALAQIEEIYSKFYPDQSLNYEFYDETIANFYATEQRTAKLINVTTGLAIFISCLGLLGLVSFATHQRVKEIGIRKVLGATVAQLIALFSQEFVKLVLISFIIAAPLAWYFAQEWLAGFAYRTDLGVFTFLLTILSALGLALLTVGLRSWRAAMANPADSLRNE; encoded by the coding sequence ATGAAGCAAAAGACACCTAAACCTCCTAAGTTTGCTAACCGGCTACTTGCCTGGTTTTGCCGAGCAGAACTGCTACCCGAAATTCAAGGCGATTTACATGAACTGTACGTGCGCTGGGTAAAGCGGTACGGTTTACGAAAAGCGCAAGCACTGTATTTTTTCAATATTCTATTTTTCTTCCGTCTGTTCGCTATCAAGCGGAAAGGCTATGTTTTACCCATTACTTCCCGAGCTATGCTTCGCAACTATTTTTTAACCGCCTGGCGTCAGGTACAAAAGAGTAAACTTCACACCGCCATTAACGTGTTCGGCCTAGCGGTAGGAATCGCTGCCTGTTTGGTCATTGCGCTAACTGTGCAACATGAGTTTAGCTACGATCGCCACCATCCTGACCTTGAGCGTATTTATCGGGTGACGACCCATACTAAATTTACCGACGAGTGGTTTCCGAATGGAGGAATACCGGCTCCGGTTCCTCAAGCTATCCGAGAGGATTTTTCGGGATGGGAAGCGTTAACTGCCGCTCATACCGTACACACTACTAACGTAAAACTTCCTGACGATAGCAGTCTGGGTGAGCAAAAGCATATCGTTATTGCCGAGCCAGACTATTTCAAAGTATTATCTGGCTATCAATGGAAGATAGGTAACCCTGAACAATCACTGACTAAACCTTACCAGGTGGTACTTACCGAAAGTCAGGCGAATAAATACTTTGGCCATCAAGAAGCAGTAGGAAAAACTGTCGTCTATTTTGATTCAATAGATTTTGTGGTATCAGGAATTTTAGAGGATAATTCGTCCAACACCGATCTTCCGTTTACCGACTATCTTTCTTACACCACACTATATTCCAACGAACAGTTGGCTGGAAACTACGGGCTGGAAAGTTGGCGAAGCACAAACAGTAGTTCCCTAGCCTTTTTAAAGCTTTCTGAAGAAACTTCTCCCCAAGATATTGAACAGAAATTTCCGTTACTAATCGAGAAATATATGATGAAAGAAGGGGATGATACTACGTGGAAGTTCGGTTTGCAACCCCTCACAGAAATGCACTTTGATGCGGACTATCGTCTTGATCAACAACAGATTGCACATAAACCCACGCTCTACGGATTAGCCTTAGTAGCACTGTTTTTATTGCTGATCGCTTCGGTGAATTTCATTAATCTGGAAACGGCTCGGTCGGTACTACGCTCTAGGGAGGTAGGAGTTCGAAAGGTGCTGGGTAGCAGTCGAGTACAGCTTGTTCAACAGTTTCTGGGCGAAACTTTTCTAATCACTTTGCTATCAGCAGTATTAGCTATTCTGGTAGCCAAATTAGGCATGAACTATTTCGCCGAAAGTTTACCCACTGACTTATCACTTAGCGTACTGTGGAAAGGTCAGGGATGGCTGGCGTTGTTAACAATTATTATCGTAGTAAGCTTTTTAGCCGGTACCTATCCGGCTTGGGTACTATCTGCTTATTCTCCGGTTTCAGCACTAAAAAGTCAGGTAGTTAGAACTTCCAGAGCAACCAGAAAAGCCTATTTTAGGAAAGCCCTGATTATTTTTCAGTTTGCCGTTGCCCAGGCATTTATTTTGGGAACGCTCATCATTGATAGTCAACTGCACTATCTGCTTAACAAAGACATGGGCTTCAAAAAAGATGCGGTCATCCATTATCGTCCGGAGAACTGGTGGCGAGATACTACGGAAAACCGCTTCTTAGTGGCCAATGAACTTCGTACACTTAGCAGTGTATCAGCAGTAAGTCTCAGTGGTCGCTTACCAGCCTCTACTGGTTGGAGCACCCGAACGGTTTCTTATGTTGATGATACGATAAAGACCGAGGTTAGCATCACTATCAAAGAAGCGGATACTAGTTTTCTTCGCGTATACGGCATCGATTTGTTAGCCGGGCGCAACTATTTTCCGAGTGACACGACCAATGAACTGCTGCTCAATGAGACTGCCGTTAAGGCTTTCGGGTTTGAGCATCCTAATGATGCAGTGGGTGAGCTAATCCGAATTAACGAAAATAAGGAGCTTCCGGTAGTGGGAATTGTACGAGATTTTCACGATGGGCCGTTGCATAAGAAGATTAGTCCGGTGATGATGGGTAGCAATCGGCATAACTCTGGAAGCACGAGCATTCTGTTGGCTACTAAGGGCAAAGATGCTTCAGATGTACAATATGCCTTAGCCCAGATTGAAGAAATCTACAGTAAGTTCTATCCCGATCAGTCGCTCAATTACGAGTTCTATGACGAAACAATCGCTAACTTCTATGCCACTGAACAGCGAACAGCCAAATTGATCAACGTAACCACTGGTCTTGCCATTTTTATTAGCTGTCTGGGTTTACTCGGCTTAGTTTCCTTTGCTACCCACCAGCGGGTGAAGGAAATTGGCATTCGGAAGGTGCTGGGTGCAACGGTTGCCCAGCTAATTGCTCTTTTCTCTCAGGAATTTGTGAAGCTGGTGTTAATCAGTTTTATCATTGCTGCACCTTTAGCTTGGTATTTTGCCCAGGAGTGGCTTGCGGGTTTTGCCTATCGTACCGACTTGGGAGTGTTCACTTTTCTGCTGACCATCCTTTCGGCGTTGGGCTTAGCCTTGCTTACCGTTGGCTTGCGGTCTTGGCGAGCGGCTATGGCTAATCCAGCTGATTCGTTGAGGAATGAGTAA
- a CDS encoding heavy metal translocating P-type ATPase, whose amino-acid sequence MAETISMTPPAEAPPVKASPACFHCGEDCTDEVVIQDNKSFCCRGCQTVHDILQSSGLDTYYALENTPGASQKQSVVSTQWASLDLPEVQTSLLDFQEGEISRVTLFLPAIHCSACIWLLERLPQLNANIMQARVHFLKKKVSITFRHEDLSLRSLVELLQSVGYTADISLAAPTEKKASTRNDLILKIGIAGFCFGNVMLLSLPDYLDADFSLSPTYRTLFSYLTLLLSLPVFFYSASSYFSGAAKGLRHRMLTLDVPIVLGLLTLFGRSSYEVITQTGTGYFDSLTGLVFFLLIGKWYQNKTYQALSYDRDYASYFPIAVTRLVNQQEVTTPLKGIEVGDQLLIRHQELIPADAILLRGEARIDYSFVTGESEPVEKVSGDYLYAGGRQQGGPLTIELRKPVTNSYLTDLWNQRVFTQPMNASLSPLANQVGRYFTWVILVISVATAGYWYLHDSSMMMNAVTSVLIVACPCALALSIPFTFGHAQRLLGKRGLYLKNTETLEKLASIDHVVFDKTGTITQAQPSKIPFVGEPLSLEEQSWIRTVARTSTHPLSQAIYRSLPNHLPLQPLTQFQEQAGQGITAEVAGVEIRLGSASWVGHSSEADTNTTQVYVRIGNQIRGYYRFANHYRPGFTALMQQLRKQYPTHLLSGDQDRERANLAPYFQELHFQQSPMDKLNYLKTLEENDNRALMVGDGLNDAGALKQSHVGIAVADNVYQFSPACDAILDANQLPNLSRFLRFSQVSLRIVKWAFVLSFLYNLVGLSFAISGLLTPLIAAILMPLSSVTVVGFITLAVNGWGKMILRR is encoded by the coding sequence ATGGCAGAGACAATAAGTATGACACCCCCGGCTGAGGCGCCCCCGGTTAAGGCATCCCCAGCCTGTTTTCACTGCGGAGAGGATTGCACCGATGAGGTTGTTATACAAGATAATAAAAGTTTTTGTTGCCGGGGTTGCCAAACGGTTCACGATATTCTTCAGAGTAGCGGACTGGATACTTACTATGCTTTAGAAAACACTCCTGGAGCTTCGCAAAAGCAGTCAGTAGTGTCTACCCAATGGGCTTCTTTAGATTTGCCGGAAGTACAAACTTCGCTGCTCGATTTTCAGGAGGGCGAAATTAGCCGAGTTACGCTGTTCTTGCCAGCCATTCATTGTAGTGCCTGTATTTGGTTATTGGAACGCTTACCCCAGCTCAATGCTAATATTATGCAGGCTCGGGTTCACTTTCTGAAGAAAAAAGTAAGCATCACCTTTCGCCACGAAGATCTTTCGTTGCGCTCGTTGGTGGAGCTGCTGCAATCGGTAGGATATACCGCCGATATTTCGTTAGCTGCACCAACCGAAAAAAAAGCAAGTACGCGTAACGATCTGATCTTAAAAATCGGGATTGCCGGGTTTTGCTTCGGCAATGTAATGCTGCTGAGCTTACCCGATTACCTGGATGCCGACTTTTCACTAAGTCCGACCTATCGCACGCTCTTTAGCTACTTGACTCTCCTATTATCCTTACCCGTTTTTTTCTATTCCGCATCTTCTTATTTCTCTGGAGCCGCTAAGGGACTACGCCACCGGATGTTAACGCTAGATGTACCGATTGTGCTAGGATTGCTCACCCTCTTCGGACGAAGTAGTTACGAAGTGATTACCCAGACGGGCACTGGCTACTTTGATTCACTTACCGGGCTGGTGTTTTTTCTGCTCATCGGCAAATGGTACCAGAACAAAACCTACCAGGCACTGTCTTACGACCGCGATTATGCCTCGTATTTTCCCATTGCGGTCACTCGGCTAGTTAATCAGCAGGAAGTAACTACTCCGCTAAAAGGCATTGAAGTGGGCGACCAATTACTAATTCGCCACCAAGAGCTTATTCCGGCGGATGCTATTTTACTTCGGGGTGAGGCTCGTATTGATTATAGCTTTGTAACGGGTGAGTCTGAACCAGTTGAGAAAGTAAGTGGTGATTATCTGTACGCCGGAGGAAGGCAACAGGGCGGCCCACTGACTATTGAGCTACGCAAGCCCGTTACGAACAGCTACCTAACTGATCTGTGGAACCAGCGAGTGTTTACCCAACCTATGAATGCCAGTCTAAGCCCACTGGCAAATCAGGTAGGAAGGTACTTTACTTGGGTTATTCTAGTAATCAGTGTAGCTACGGCAGGGTACTGGTACCTTCACGATAGTAGCATGATGATGAACGCAGTAACCTCCGTACTCATCGTAGCCTGCCCCTGTGCGTTAGCACTATCCATTCCATTCACCTTCGGGCACGCCCAACGTCTGTTGGGTAAGCGAGGATTGTATCTAAAGAATACTGAAACGTTAGAAAAGTTAGCCAGTATCGATCATGTTGTCTTTGATAAGACCGGAACAATTACGCAAGCTCAGCCCTCAAAAATACCGTTTGTCGGCGAACCCCTCAGCTTAGAAGAGCAATCGTGGATTCGCACCGTAGCGCGTACTTCCACTCATCCGCTCAGCCAGGCGATCTACCGCAGCTTGCCCAATCATTTGCCTCTACAGCCTCTCACCCAGTTTCAAGAACAAGCCGGGCAGGGAATAACTGCCGAAGTGGCTGGCGTAGAAATACGGCTTGGATCAGCTTCTTGGGTCGGCCATTCATCAGAAGCAGATACCAACACAACTCAGGTATACGTCCGCATTGGCAACCAAATACGCGGTTATTATCGCTTTGCTAATCATTATCGTCCGGGCTTTACTGCACTAATGCAGCAATTACGAAAGCAGTATCCTACTCATTTACTATCGGGCGATCAAGATCGAGAACGAGCTAATCTGGCGCCGTACTTTCAGGAGTTACATTTTCAGCAGTCGCCGATGGACAAACTAAACTATCTAAAAACGCTGGAAGAAAACGACAATCGCGCGCTAATGGTAGGCGACGGTTTGAATGATGCCGGTGCCCTCAAACAAAGCCACGTGGGCATTGCGGTAGCCGATAATGTGTATCAATTTTCTCCGGCTTGTGATGCCATTCTGGATGCCAATCAATTGCCAAATCTCAGCCGCTTCCTACGCTTTTCGCAGGTTAGTTTACGAATCGTAAAATGGGCCTTTGTACTATCTTTTCTTTATAACCTAGTCGGTCTATCGTTTGCGATAAGTGGGTTGTTAACCCCCCTGATTGCCGCTATTTTAATGCCACTCAGCTCAGTAACTGTAGTGGGCTTCATTACCTTGGCAGTGAACGGGTGGGGGAAGATGATACTACGTCGCTAA
- a CDS encoding DUF2490 domain-containing protein, translating to MKAVIITLSLLMLSLVAQAQTEKQIIQNDHAWISVNNLYQLTNRWGVLSDTHIRRTNFIGAPSFYFIRGGVQYSIKRNLRVAGGYAHLWLASLNEEPWENYLNENRIYQQVSFSHRYPGVNTLFRVRNEQRIFNTRVNGESLNDHYIIHRVRMLLSASIPFREGGRTQFLLADEMHLNFGKKVVFNTFNQNRLTVGIKYRMSPQWSLDTGYMMVFQQRNSGFEYNLNHTFRLFFYGTFDFRKDKSKKLDYVRHSEE from the coding sequence TTGAAAGCAGTTATTATCACCCTCAGTCTTTTAATGTTAAGTCTGGTTGCTCAGGCGCAAACCGAAAAGCAAATTATTCAGAACGACCATGCCTGGATATCGGTGAACAACCTTTATCAACTGACCAATCGTTGGGGAGTACTCAGCGATACGCACATTCGGCGCACCAATTTTATCGGCGCTCCCAGCTTCTATTTTATAAGGGGGGGAGTGCAATACTCAATTAAGCGAAACTTACGAGTGGCCGGTGGTTACGCTCATCTGTGGCTTGCTTCGTTGAATGAAGAGCCTTGGGAAAACTATCTCAACGAAAACCGTATTTACCAGCAAGTGAGCTTCTCGCACCGTTACCCAGGAGTAAACACCCTGTTTCGGGTTCGTAACGAGCAGCGCATTTTCAACACTCGAGTTAACGGAGAATCACTAAACGACCACTACATAATTCATCGGGTACGAATGCTCCTCAGCGCCAGCATTCCTTTTCGGGAAGGAGGACGCACCCAGTTTTTGCTTGCTGATGAAATGCACCTCAATTTCGGCAAAAAAGTGGTGTTTAACACCTTCAACCAAAACCGCCTTACCGTCGGAATTAAGTACCGAATGAGTCCTCAGTGGAGCTTAGACACCGGTTATATGATGGTGTTTCAGCAGCGAAACTCCGGCTTTGAGTATAACCTCAATCACACGTTTCGCCTATTCTTCTACGGCACCTTTGATTTCAGAAAAGACAAATCGAAAAAGCTGGATTACGTACGACACTCGGAGGAATAG
- a CDS encoding diacylglycerol/lipid kinase family protein — protein MNQLSNILLVVNPISGNTDKGDLIQKIESRVAQKNIHLKKYHTTGKGDVEKITELLNSFEAHRVLVAGGDGTIKMLAETLRDQNIPLGILPTGSANGLAHNLGISEILDEAIETALGDRLQEIDAICIDNDLCLHIADLGLNAELIKNYENGQIRGKIGYALQAVPTLINSKMPFSFEITTDEGTIHQEGILLGIANASHYGTGARVNPDGKINDGKFEVLIFKKFDVIDIAQTLQPENEPDADFMEFVATTRVKIRCKQAIPFQIDGEYYGEVDQVEAYVLPNHLQIAV, from the coding sequence ATGAACCAACTTAGTAACATATTACTAGTCGTTAACCCTATCTCTGGCAATACTGATAAAGGCGACCTCATTCAAAAAATAGAAAGCCGTGTGGCTCAGAAAAACATCCACCTTAAAAAGTACCATACCACCGGCAAGGGCGACGTGGAAAAGATTACTGAACTACTTAACTCCTTTGAGGCCCATCGGGTTTTGGTAGCAGGGGGCGATGGTACTATTAAAATGTTAGCCGAAACCTTGCGCGACCAGAACATTCCACTTGGTATTCTGCCCACCGGCTCGGCTAATGGTCTGGCGCATAACTTGGGAATTAGTGAAATACTGGACGAAGCCATTGAAACCGCCTTAGGCGATAGGCTGCAAGAAATAGATGCCATTTGCATTGACAATGATCTTTGTCTGCACATAGCCGACTTAGGTCTTAATGCTGAGCTGATTAAAAACTACGAAAACGGCCAGATTCGGGGGAAAATAGGCTACGCACTCCAGGCGGTTCCGACCTTAATAAACAGCAAAATGCCCTTCTCATTTGAGATAACCACCGATGAAGGAACGATACATCAAGAAGGTATTCTGTTAGGAATAGCTAATGCCTCGCACTATGGCACCGGAGCCCGGGTAAACCCCGATGGAAAGATCAACGATGGTAAATTTGAGGTTTTAATCTTTAAAAAGTTTGATGTGATTGATATTGCCCAAACTCTTCAGCCTGAAAACGAACCCGATGCTGACTTTATGGAGTTTGTTGCTACCACTCGCGTTAAGATACGCTGCAAGCAGGCGATTCCGTTTCAAATAGATGGGGAATACTACGGTGAGGTAGACCAAGTAGAAGCCTACGTTTTACCTAACCATTTGCAGATAGCCGTTTGA